A window of the Bacteriovorax sp. PP10 genome harbors these coding sequences:
- a CDS encoding DUF2917 domain-containing protein has protein sequence MKTDQLNKQESKAVCLEANQIVSFKRPQNLFITSGKVWVTIAGDSQDYIYTEGQSVKLPRDKHTVVQALGKASFWF, from the coding sequence ATGAAAACAGATCAATTAAATAAGCAAGAATCTAAGGCAGTTTGTCTGGAAGCAAATCAAATTGTCAGTTTTAAAAGGCCGCAAAACCTTTTTATCACCAGTGGAAAAGTTTGGGTTACGATTGCAGGTGATTCACAAGATTACATCTATACTGAAGGGCAGTCGGTGAAATTACCTCGTGATAAACACACCGTTGTTCAGGCCTTAGGTAAAGCGAGCTTCTGGTTTTAA
- a CDS encoding ABC transporter ATP-binding protein yields the protein MSHVRFENVGKLYAKNAWAVEDFNLEIQNAEFISFLGPSGCGKTTTLRMIAGLEENTHGKIFFDNEIVSDPTSKTFLLPEKRNVGMVFQSYAVWPHMNVFENVAYPLKFKKMSKEKIYESVMDILNVVELQGLELRKSHELSGGQQQRVALARGLVMRPRILLLDEPLSNLDAKLREKMRKDIRKIQQEFKLTMVYVTHDQKEAFQMSDRIVVMNKGKIQQVGTPEEIQNSPKNEFVAEFIKSGE from the coding sequence ATGAGTCATGTACGTTTTGAAAATGTCGGAAAACTTTATGCAAAAAATGCATGGGCCGTGGAAGATTTTAATTTAGAAATTCAAAATGCTGAGTTTATAAGTTTTTTAGGTCCATCTGGATGTGGAAAAACGACGACACTAAGAATGATCGCGGGCCTTGAAGAGAATACTCACGGAAAAATTTTCTTTGATAATGAGATTGTTTCAGATCCGACAAGTAAAACATTTCTGCTTCCAGAAAAACGTAATGTGGGAATGGTTTTTCAATCCTACGCTGTATGGCCGCACATGAATGTTTTTGAAAATGTCGCCTACCCTTTAAAATTTAAAAAGATGTCCAAAGAAAAAATCTATGAAAGTGTCATGGACATTTTAAATGTAGTTGAACTTCAAGGTTTAGAGCTGAGAAAATCCCACGAACTCTCAGGCGGTCAGCAACAAAGAGTCGCTCTTGCCAGAGGACTGGTTATGAGACCAAGGATTTTATTATTAGATGAGCCACTTTCAAATCTCGATGCAAAACTGCGAGAGAAAATGAGAAAGGACATCAGGAAAATTCAGCAGGAATTTAAACTCACAATGGTCTATGTGACTCACGATCAAAAAGAAGCTTTTCAAATGAGTGATCGAATAGTGGTTATGAATAAAGGAAAAATTCAACAAGTTGGAACTCCTGAAGAAATTCAGAACTCACCGAAAAATGAATTCGTTGCGGAGTTTATAAAGTCAGGTGAATAA
- a CDS encoding SEC-C metal-binding domain-containing protein → MASKKPVAKKKVAAKPAAKKAAKKVVAKPAAKKAAKKVVAKPAAKKAAKKVVAKPAVKKVAKKVVAKPAAKKAAKKVVAKPAAKKVAKKVVAKPAAKKAAKKVVAKPAAKKVAKKVVAKPAAKKVAAKVVAKPAPAPKAPVAKAPVAKAAPVKAATPAPKKVEAKVVVPAKKEIAKKSPTTKAPAVVDHEAPKPLVKNDFLNLKIAKSMHENPPLYDYKEEDEVEHEPLTPIVRETPKVGRNEPCPCGSGLKYKKCHGKI, encoded by the coding sequence ATGGCATCTAAAAAACCAGTTGCTAAGAAGAAAGTAGCAGCTAAGCCTGCTGCAAAGAAAGCTGCAAAAAAAGTAGTAGCTAAACCTGCTGCCAAAAAAGCTGCAAAAAAAGTAGTAGCTAAACCTGCTGCCAAAAAAGCTGCAAAAAAAGTAGTAGCTAAACCAGCTGTTAAAAAAGTTGCAAAAAAAGTAGTAGCAAAACCTGCTGCTAAAAAAGCTGCAAAAAAAGTAGTAGCTAAACCAGCTGCTAAAAAAGTTGCAAAAAAAGTAGTGGCAAAACCTGCTGCTAAAAAAGCTGCAAAAAAAGTAGTAGCAAAACCAGCTGCTAAAAAAGTTGCAAAAAAAGTAGTGGCAAAACCAGCTGCTAAAAAAGTTGCAGCAAAAGTAGTAGCAAAACCAGCACCAGCTCCAAAGGCCCCAGTTGCTAAGGCACCTGTAGCAAAAGCTGCTCCTGTAAAAGCAGCTACTCCAGCTCCTAAGAAAGTTGAAGCGAAAGTTGTTGTTCCTGCAAAAAAAGAAATCGCTAAGAAGTCTCCGACTACAAAAGCACCAGCTGTTGTAGATCATGAAGCTCCAAAGCCTCTTGTGAAAAACGATTTCCTTAACTTAAAGATTGCGAAGAGCATGCACGAAAACCCACCTCTTTATGATTACAAAGAAGAAGATGAAGTAGAGCATGAGCCTCTAACTCCGATCGTAAGAGAAACTCCAAAGGTCGGTCGTAATGAACCATGTCCTTGTGGAAGTGGATTAAAGTATAAAAAATGTCATGGTAAAATTTAA
- a CDS encoding hydrolase — translation MVTTKAGLKALLTPDECVLVLIDHQAFQFTNLHSHEPTMVVNNVVALAKAAKVFNIPTILTTVLEERGGFLLKPLQDVYPDQKPINRTFINTWEDKKVTDAVKKTGRKKIIMAALWTEICLAMPVIQALGEGYEVYIVTDASGGVSLEAHEMAVQRMMAAGAVPMTWMAVAGELQRDWAREETGELFAQILTEHGGASGIAFNWEMQLLQTNARPETKAKLSPEARVH, via the coding sequence ATGGTTACAACTAAAGCAGGGCTTAAAGCATTACTAACGCCAGATGAATGTGTTCTTGTTTTAATCGATCATCAAGCTTTTCAATTCACAAATCTTCATAGTCATGAGCCGACTATGGTTGTGAACAATGTTGTTGCTTTGGCGAAAGCTGCAAAAGTTTTTAACATTCCAACTATTCTCACTACGGTATTGGAAGAGCGCGGTGGATTTTTACTAAAGCCACTTCAAGATGTTTATCCTGATCAAAAACCAATCAATCGAACATTTATTAATACCTGGGAAGATAAAAAAGTTACAGATGCTGTTAAAAAAACAGGTAGAAAGAAAATTATCATGGCCGCACTTTGGACAGAGATCTGTCTTGCTATGCCTGTTATTCAGGCACTGGGAGAAGGTTATGAAGTTTATATCGTTACAGATGCATCAGGTGGCGTATCACTTGAAGCCCACGAAATGGCCGTTCAGCGTATGATGGCGGCAGGTGCTGTGCCTATGACATGGATGGCGGTAGCAGGTGAGCTTCAGAGGGATTGGGCACGTGAAGAGACTGGAGAGCTATTCGCACAGATTTTAACTGAGCATGGTGGAGCTTCTGGAATTGCTTTTAATTGGGAAATGCAACTTCTGCAAACCAATGCAAGACCAGAGACGAAAGCTAAGCTCAGTCCAGAAGCTAGAGTTCATTAA
- a CDS encoding ABC transporter permease, whose product MKKVFYILGLILIACFFIAPQAYLFLIPKLKDYTSVLSNENTLKAIKNTILVSGSVGLLCLILGIPLSWILTRTDLPMKKNFRSWFCLPYAIPPFVGAIGWIILANPTSGVLNQWFGLHLNIYTFWGLVWVETSFLFTFVLLTALTILDRMDSSLEEAARLSGANGLRVFIDIALPLLKPAMINGFILSCLATAASFGVPALIGGPARIYLMTTQIYTYQRMGTADGMQMSIAVSAILGFSTLVLLYGSQYFLGLNKNYTVGGKSARPSLVPLNSWKIPVLITMSALLFVILIVPIFGVLLSSLSPVQGSWNLLQLSFSNFTRVLFETEETVRALSQSLFLGLSAAIICTVFSFFFNYFLTRTKWFGRTFGSIAVSIPFSTPGTVLALALILSFSRGFFGIGPSLYNTLWIILLAYIIKYMSLSIKTIGDGYQQIHPSLEEAARISGAGWWAIMRTIYWPLLSTALMASAFLVFMPVISELTMTILLTGPGLDTIGPLIFQFQEYSDVGGGGASVLSVIVISFILILNFTLKTLSKGRYGL is encoded by the coding sequence ATGAAAAAAGTTTTTTATATTCTAGGCCTGATTTTAATTGCATGTTTTTTTATTGCACCTCAGGCCTATCTCTTTTTGATTCCAAAATTAAAAGACTACACTTCTGTCCTAAGTAATGAAAACACTCTCAAAGCGATTAAGAATACAATTCTAGTTTCCGGGAGTGTTGGGTTATTGTGTTTGATTCTAGGAATTCCCTTATCATGGATTCTGACTCGCACAGACCTTCCCATGAAAAAGAACTTTCGTTCATGGTTCTGTCTTCCCTATGCGATTCCTCCCTTTGTAGGAGCGATTGGCTGGATTATTCTGGCAAATCCGACAAGTGGTGTTCTCAACCAATGGTTTGGACTGCATTTAAATATTTATACATTCTGGGGACTGGTCTGGGTTGAAACCAGTTTCCTTTTTACTTTTGTTCTTCTAACCGCACTGACGATTCTCGATCGTATGGATTCATCACTGGAAGAAGCGGCAAGACTTTCTGGTGCCAATGGTCTCCGCGTTTTCATTGATATCGCTCTACCACTCTTAAAACCGGCCATGATCAATGGATTCATTCTTTCATGCCTTGCTACTGCTGCAAGCTTTGGTGTTCCAGCTCTTATTGGCGGGCCTGCCCGCATTTATTTAATGACCACTCAGATCTACACTTACCAAAGAATGGGAACGGCAGATGGCATGCAAATGAGTATTGCGGTTTCTGCAATCCTTGGTTTTTCAACACTGGTTTTATTATATGGATCACAGTATTTCTTAGGATTAAATAAGAACTACACAGTAGGTGGAAAGTCGGCAAGGCCTTCTCTTGTTCCACTTAATTCATGGAAGATCCCTGTCTTAATCACAATGTCAGCTCTGCTTTTCGTTATTTTAATCGTTCCTATCTTTGGAGTACTTCTTTCATCCCTAAGCCCAGTGCAGGGATCATGGAATTTACTACAACTAAGTTTTTCTAATTTCACCAGGGTGCTCTTTGAAACAGAAGAAACTGTGCGCGCTCTTTCACAATCACTATTCTTAGGATTATCAGCTGCGATTATTTGCACTGTCTTTTCTTTTTTCTTTAATTACTTTCTAACCAGAACAAAATGGTTCGGCCGAACTTTCGGAAGTATTGCTGTCAGTATTCCTTTTTCGACTCCAGGAACTGTCCTGGCCTTGGCATTGATCTTATCTTTTAGCCGTGGATTTTTTGGAATTGGCCCAAGCTTATACAATACGCTTTGGATTATCCTGCTTGCTTACATAATCAAATATATGAGCTTAAGTATAAAAACCATCGGAGATGGATATCAACAAATCCATCCTTCACTCGAAGAAGCTGCACGTATCTCAGGTGCTGGCTGGTGGGCCATCATGCGCACGATTTACTGGCCACTACTTTCAACTGCACTTATGGCATCGGCCTTTTTAGTTTTCATGCCGGTCATCAGTGAATTAACAATGACGATTCTTTTAACTGGCCCTGGTCTTGATACAATTGGTCCTCTTATTTTTCAATTTCAAGAATACTCAGATGTCGGCGGCGGCGGGGCCTCTGTGCTCTCAGTGATCGTCATCTCGTTTATTCTTATTTTAAATTTTACTCTTAAAACCCTCTCGAAGGGCAGGTATGGTCTATGA
- a CDS encoding transglycosylase SLT domain-containing protein has product MKTIIINFTNRKDKELIFKVALLSTLAVGVYLQRPKNLKIEAIKINSIYNDNYGDFDRENIPNKPPVIAKMISALKPGLSSAERHDVAMKIHHALKKHNIAPQIVVAIIDTESSFTQNLVSSTGDLSMAQVNVEIWNKEFQRMNLELIDVERVKTDEVYSLEKMAQILEILKTRYEKKDRRWYARYHSKTKKHKRVYLAKLESRMKRLEKLNLALKKPTEPRLVAQVN; this is encoded by the coding sequence ATGAAAACAATAATTATTAATTTTACCAATAGAAAGGACAAAGAATTAATCTTTAAAGTGGCCCTGCTTTCTACGCTGGCAGTAGGCGTGTATCTTCAAAGACCAAAAAATTTAAAAATAGAGGCCATAAAGATAAACAGTATCTACAATGACAATTATGGTGATTTTGATAGGGAGAATATCCCGAATAAACCACCAGTGATTGCGAAGATGATTTCAGCTTTGAAACCTGGACTTAGTTCTGCCGAAAGACATGATGTGGCCATGAAGATTCACCATGCCCTAAAGAAGCATAATATTGCTCCACAGATTGTCGTGGCCATCATCGATACAGAAAGTAGTTTTACCCAGAATTTGGTCTCATCGACGGGCGATTTGTCTATGGCACAAGTCAACGTGGAAATTTGGAATAAAGAGTTTCAACGCATGAATTTAGAGTTAATAGATGTAGAAAGAGTGAAAACAGATGAAGTGTACTCTCTGGAGAAAATGGCACAGATTTTAGAGATTCTCAAAACACGTTATGAGAAAAAAGATCGTAGATGGTACGCTCGTTATCATTCGAAAACGAAAAAGCATAAACGAGTTTATCTTGCGAAACTTGAATCTCGAATGAAGCGCCTGGAAAAATTAAATCTTGCGCTTAAGAAGCCAACCGAACCACGTCTGGTTGCTCAGGTTAACTAA
- a CDS encoding cupin domain-containing protein, whose amino-acid sequence MTRPDFIKNVSELITNESFSYPGDTETFGTGAAMGRKLGLKKIGVNYEILQPGDRSSWPHAHSHDEEFIHILEGHPEMWIDGHIYQLAPGDCVGLPPGTGHAHTLINNSDKEVRAIVIGDAEGQEDKIFYPLHPNRNQEMKEKGFFWDNHPVHKQGDHDGFSDKKRVK is encoded by the coding sequence ATGACTCGACCAGATTTTATCAAAAATGTTTCAGAATTAATCACAAATGAATCGTTTTCTTATCCGGGTGATACTGAAACGTTTGGTACTGGTGCGGCCATGGGAAGAAAGCTGGGGCTTAAGAAGATTGGTGTGAACTACGAAATCTTACAACCAGGGGATCGTTCCTCGTGGCCACATGCTCATTCACATGATGAAGAGTTCATTCATATTCTCGAAGGGCATCCTGAAATGTGGATTGACGGCCATATTTATCAGCTGGCGCCTGGAGATTGTGTAGGATTGCCACCAGGAACCGGTCATGCGCATACACTCATTAACAATTCAGACAAAGAAGTGAGGGCCATCGTTATAGGTGATGCTGAAGGTCAGGAGGACAAGATTTTTTATCCTCTTCACCCTAATCGAAACCAGGAAATGAAGGAAAAGGGCTTCTTTTGGGATAACCATCCAGTGCACAAGCAGGGTGACCATGATGGTTTTAGTGATAAAAAACGAGTTAAGTAA
- a CDS encoding glycerophosphodiester phosphodiesterase translates to MAAKKWTVCSMLFLSTLFSPTLKAFESPLIVGHRGACGYRPEHTIASYELAIKMGADYIEPDLVMTKDGVLMARHENEISGTTNVAEIFPDRKTTKKVDGKEITGWFIEDFTLKEIKTLKAKERLEFRDHSFDGKFDVPTFKEILAFVKKQKRKVGVYVETKHPTYFQSIGLPLETALVKELTAQGFNKKNSPVFIQSFELANLKQIKKLTSLPLIYLIDDPELIPFDHVASGDKRTYQDMVKPESLKELSATVYGIGPYKRYIVPANDKGEMQPPTTLIQDAHALGLKVHPYTFRSEAQYLLKDYQGDPQKEYLQFFELGVDGLFSDFADQAVLAKQTFLKNKKAGAKK, encoded by the coding sequence ATGGCCGCTAAAAAATGGACTGTCTGCTCAATGCTATTTTTATCGACTCTCTTTAGCCCAACCCTTAAGGCCTTTGAGTCACCACTCATTGTAGGTCACCGTGGAGCTTGTGGTTATCGCCCTGAGCATACCATCGCCTCATACGAGCTTGCGATTAAAATGGGTGCTGATTATATCGAACCCGATTTAGTAATGACTAAAGACGGTGTTTTAATGGCCCGTCATGAAAATGAAATCTCAGGCACAACAAATGTCGCAGAAATTTTCCCCGATAGAAAAACAACCAAAAAAGTTGATGGAAAAGAAATCACTGGATGGTTCATTGAAGACTTCACTTTAAAAGAAATCAAAACACTCAAAGCAAAAGAAAGACTGGAATTTAGAGATCACTCTTTCGATGGAAAATTCGACGTTCCAACATTTAAAGAGATTTTAGCTTTCGTAAAAAAACAAAAACGAAAAGTTGGAGTTTATGTTGAAACGAAACACCCTACTTATTTCCAGAGCATTGGTTTGCCACTAGAAACAGCTCTCGTAAAAGAATTGACTGCTCAAGGATTCAATAAAAAGAATTCACCTGTCTTCATTCAATCTTTCGAACTAGCGAATCTAAAGCAGATCAAAAAACTGACTTCTTTACCACTCATTTATTTAATAGATGATCCTGAGCTAATACCATTTGATCATGTGGCAAGTGGAGATAAGAGAACATACCAGGACATGGTAAAACCAGAGTCGTTGAAAGAATTAAGTGCTACAGTTTATGGAATTGGCCCTTATAAACGCTACATCGTTCCTGCTAACGATAAAGGTGAAATGCAGCCACCAACGACTTTAATTCAGGATGCTCACGCTCTGGGATTAAAAGTTCACCCTTATACATTTAGAAGCGAAGCTCAATACCTGTTAAAAGATTATCAAGGTGACCCTCAAAAAGAATACCTGCAATTTTTTGAACTAGGTGTAGATGGATTATTCTCTGATTTTGCTGATCAGGCCGTACTTGCAAAACAAACATTTTTAAAAAATAAAAAAGCTGGAGCTAAAAAATGA
- a CDS encoding extracellular solute-binding protein, with amino-acid sequence MRNVLLLILIFVVSFGCAKKEDKAKVWIYTSLYKDTVNDLKKKMEKDFPNIDVQFYQAGSEEVAAKVQAEKLAGSIQADILISSDRFWYEDMGAQGVLLSYKPAGTEKVEASFKQSEGFYTAVSLPVMVMAYNSESVSEKDAPKSFKELTEAKWKDKASSGSPLASGTSFTTVAFLVKEYGWDYFKALRKNNFIAEGGNSGVIRRLQSKERPVGIVLLENLLRLTESDPRIKTIIPSDGAVIQANVLAIVKKEGDQAATKKIADWMFAQVGQEAMVQSFMYATIPGHTEPKGAPALSDLLKTAQPWSPEFISETMKTREQIKDQFSKIVF; translated from the coding sequence ATGAGAAATGTCTTATTACTGATTTTAATTTTCGTTGTTTCTTTTGGTTGTGCCAAAAAAGAAGATAAAGCGAAAGTATGGATTTACACTTCTTTATACAAAGACACTGTTAATGACTTAAAGAAGAAAATGGAAAAAGATTTTCCTAATATTGATGTTCAATTTTACCAAGCTGGCTCTGAAGAAGTAGCAGCAAAAGTTCAGGCCGAAAAACTGGCAGGAAGCATTCAAGCAGATATCCTTATTTCATCTGATCGCTTCTGGTATGAAGATATGGGCGCTCAAGGCGTTCTGCTTTCATACAAACCAGCAGGTACTGAAAAAGTTGAAGCTTCTTTTAAACAATCTGAAGGATTCTATACAGCAGTAAGCCTACCAGTTATGGTCATGGCCTATAACTCTGAATCAGTTTCAGAAAAAGACGCACCAAAATCATTTAAAGAATTAACTGAAGCAAAATGGAAAGACAAAGCTTCTTCTGGAAGCCCTCTTGCATCTGGTACAAGCTTCACAACAGTGGCCTTCCTGGTAAAAGAATACGGATGGGATTACTTCAAAGCTCTAAGAAAGAATAACTTCATTGCTGAAGGTGGAAACTCTGGTGTTATCCGTCGTCTTCAAAGTAAAGAGCGCCCGGTAGGAATCGTGCTTCTTGAAAACCTTTTACGTCTGACTGAAAGCGACCCAAGAATTAAAACAATCATTCCAAGTGATGGTGCCGTTATCCAGGCCAACGTTCTGGCCATCGTAAAAAAAGAAGGAGACCAGGCAGCGACAAAGAAAATTGCTGACTGGATGTTCGCACAAGTTGGACAAGAAGCAATGGTTCAGTCTTTCATGTATGCAACGATTCCAGGGCACACAGAACCAAAAGGGGCTCCGGCATTAAGTGATCTATTAAAAACTGCTCAACCATGGTCTCCAGAATTTATTTCTGAAACAATGAAAACGAGAGAGCAAATTAAAGATCAATTCTCTAAGATCGTATTTTAA
- a CDS encoding SEC-C metal-binding domain-containing protein → MTSTKEVKANSEETHDHDHGHVHGPNCNHGHSHEALKPIVRDAPKVGRNDPCICGSQKKYKKCCGN, encoded by the coding sequence ATGACTTCAACTAAAGAAGTAAAAGCAAATAGTGAAGAAACTCACGACCACGATCATGGACACGTTCATGGGCCAAACTGCAATCATGGTCACAGTCACGAAGCTCTAAAGCCTATCGTTCGTGATGCTCCCAAAGTAGGTCGTAATGATCCTTGTATTTGTGGAAGCCAGAAAAAATATAAAAAGTGCTGCGGTAATTAA